A DNA window from Gemmatimonadaceae bacterium contains the following coding sequences:
- a CDS encoding amidase: protein MPSPLSRREFVALSAAGVAASGAAPAFAADTWPSDAAGEREPGARSMAPREDALFEKGVTELAAMMARGELTSRALVERYLQRIAAMDKQGPAINAVIELNPDAQAIAAAMDAERKAGKVRGPLHGIPVLIKDNIDSADQMLTTAGSLALADSRPLQDAFIVQRLRAAGAVLLGKTNLSEWANYRSTRSTSGWTGRGGLTRNPYVLDRNCSGSSSGTGAALASDLATIGIGTETDGSIISPASICGLVGIKPTLGLWSRSGIIPIAASQDTAGPMCRTVADAAALLGALTGVDPRDGATKASAGQARADYRSFLQAGALRGARIGVARAQAGFNPDVDRTFDRAIAAMKDAGAVIVDPASLPTPPQLGPAETLVLDYEFKAGLNAYLASRGPTVAVKSLAELIAWNEREAAREMPWFGQEIFIRAQKSGALTAKKYLDARATCLRLTRAQGIDAVMAKHRLDAIILPSNQPAWTTDLLNGDHFTGGDTTYAAVSGYPSITVPMGMVHGLPVGVSFIGRAWEEGRLLSYAFAFEQSTKARRAPAFRATLGDGGD from the coding sequence ATGCCTTCCCCGCTCTCCCGTCGTGAGTTCGTTGCGTTGTCCGCCGCCGGCGTGGCCGCTTCTGGTGCGGCACCGGCGTTCGCTGCCGACACGTGGCCGAGCGACGCCGCGGGTGAGCGCGAGCCTGGCGCGAGGTCGATGGCGCCGCGCGAAGATGCGCTCTTCGAGAAGGGGGTCACGGAACTCGCGGCGATGATGGCGCGGGGCGAACTCACGTCGCGGGCGCTCGTGGAGCGCTACCTGCAGCGGATCGCGGCGATGGACAAGCAGGGGCCCGCCATCAACGCGGTCATCGAACTCAATCCCGACGCGCAGGCGATAGCGGCGGCCATGGACGCGGAACGAAAGGCCGGGAAGGTGCGCGGCCCGCTGCACGGCATTCCGGTGCTGATCAAGGACAACATCGACAGCGCCGACCAGATGCTCACGACGGCGGGGTCGCTGGCGCTGGCCGACAGCCGGCCGCTGCAGGATGCGTTCATCGTGCAGCGCCTGCGCGCGGCGGGGGCCGTGCTGCTGGGGAAGACGAACCTCAGCGAGTGGGCCAACTACCGCTCCACGCGCTCCACGAGCGGGTGGACCGGACGCGGCGGGTTGACGCGCAATCCGTACGTGCTCGACCGCAACTGCAGCGGGTCGAGCTCCGGGACCGGGGCGGCGCTGGCGTCCGACCTCGCGACGATCGGCATCGGCACCGAGACGGACGGCTCGATCATCTCGCCCGCGAGCATCTGCGGGCTGGTTGGCATCAAGCCGACGCTGGGACTGTGGAGCCGGTCGGGGATCATTCCCATCGCCGCGTCGCAGGACACGGCCGGGCCGATGTGCCGCACGGTGGCGGACGCGGCGGCGCTGCTGGGCGCGCTCACCGGCGTGGATCCGCGCGATGGCGCCACGAAGGCGAGCGCCGGGCAGGCGCGTGCCGATTACCGGTCGTTTCTCCAGGCCGGGGCGTTGCGCGGAGCCCGCATTGGCGTGGCGCGCGCGCAGGCGGGATTCAACCCCGACGTGGACCGCACGTTCGACCGTGCGATCGCCGCGATGAAGGACGCGGGAGCGGTGATCGTCGACCCCGCGTCACTGCCGACGCCGCCGCAGCTTGGCCCCGCCGAGACCCTCGTGCTCGACTACGAGTTCAAGGCCGGGCTCAACGCGTATCTCGCGTCGCGCGGCCCGACCGTGGCGGTGAAGTCGCTCGCCGAGCTGATCGCGTGGAACGAGCGCGAGGCGGCGCGCGAGATGCCGTGGTTCGGGCAGGAGATCTTCATTCGCGCGCAGAAGAGCGGCGCGCTGACAGCCAAGAAGTATCTCGACGCACGCGCCACGTGCCTGCGGCTGACGCGCGCGCAGGGCATCGACGCGGTAATGGCGAAGCACCGGCTCGACGCAATCATCCTGCCGTCCAACCAGCCGGCGTGGACGACGGACCTGTTGAACGGCGACCACTTCACCGGCGGCGACACGACGTACGCAGCCGTGTCCGGCTATCCGAGCATCACCGTGCCGATGGGGATGGTGCACGGGCTGCCGGTGGGCGTTTCGTTTATCGGACGCGCGTGGGAAGAGGGGCGCCTGCTGTCGTATGCGTTTGCGTTTGAGCAGAGCACCAAGGCACGGCGCGCGCCGGCATTCCGGGCGACGTTGGGGGACGGCGGGGATTGA
- a CDS encoding S9 family peptidase: MPELPASPPQAKRIETIHLLHGDRRVDDYAWMRDREDPEVTAYLEAENAYTAAMMAHTEPLQDDLYREMLARIQEDDTTVPVRRGTWRYYSRTETAKAYPIYCRKGAQAREEIIFDQNAEAAGHEFHQLGALEVSPDHRLLAVLEDVTGYEDFTLRVRDLATGEWLPDRVEKLGFGLAWASDSRTLFYTTTDEAKRSDRVWRYVLGASNGTAAQVFHEPGVLNNVGVHRARSGAFIVISSSSFTDGEVRLIDAARPERAPVLVRARREHVEYDVEPGVDWLYVCTNLDAPNFKVMRAPLANPGAWEEWLPHRPEAFVEGVLVFRRFVVVQERQRGLRTLRVTDLEQGDTHYVDFPQAAYGIQVGSNPEFDQAELRFTYSSLATPDTVLDYDLRTRSRVVKKKEPVLGGFDENAYAIERLEATARDGTRVPISLVYRTPFVRDGSRPLLLYAYGSYGYTMEPTFNSARISLLDRGFAFAIAHVRGGQEMGRAWYDDGKMMKKMNTFTDFVDVAEHLVRERYTSSDRLAANGGSAGGLLMGVVANLRPDLFRTIVADVPFVDVVNTMLDASIPLTAQEWLQWGNPNEPEAYRHIRAYAPYENVAPQPYPRLLVTSGVNDSRVAFWEPAKWVAKLRATATGTQPLLLKMNMGAGHGGASGRYERLKETSFRYAFILDQ; this comes from the coding sequence ATGCCCGAACTCCCCGCATCCCCCCCGCAAGCCAAGCGCATCGAGACCATCCATCTCCTCCACGGCGACCGCCGCGTGGACGACTACGCTTGGATGCGCGACCGCGAGGACCCCGAGGTGACGGCGTACCTCGAGGCCGAGAACGCGTATACGGCGGCGATGATGGCGCACACCGAGCCGCTGCAGGACGATCTCTACCGGGAGATGCTGGCGCGCATCCAGGAGGACGATACCACCGTGCCGGTGCGGCGCGGCACGTGGCGGTACTACTCGCGCACGGAAACCGCGAAGGCGTACCCGATATACTGCCGGAAGGGGGCACAGGCACGGGAAGAAATCATCTTCGACCAGAACGCCGAGGCCGCGGGGCACGAGTTCCACCAGCTCGGCGCGCTCGAAGTCAGTCCGGATCACCGCCTGCTCGCCGTCCTCGAGGACGTCACCGGCTATGAGGACTTCACTCTGCGCGTGCGCGACTTGGCCACCGGCGAGTGGCTGCCCGATCGCGTGGAGAAGCTCGGCTTCGGTCTGGCGTGGGCGTCCGATAGCCGCACGCTGTTCTACACGACCACCGACGAGGCCAAGCGGTCTGACCGCGTCTGGCGCTACGTCCTTGGCGCAAGTAATGGCACGGCCGCCCAGGTCTTCCACGAACCTGGCGTGCTCAACAACGTGGGCGTGCATCGCGCGAGGTCGGGGGCGTTCATCGTCATCTCGTCGTCGTCGTTCACCGACGGGGAGGTGCGGCTGATCGACGCCGCGCGTCCGGAGCGCGCTCCCGTGCTCGTGCGCGCGCGGCGCGAGCACGTGGAATACGACGTCGAACCGGGCGTTGACTGGCTCTACGTCTGCACGAACCTCGACGCGCCGAACTTCAAGGTGATGCGCGCGCCGCTCGCGAATCCCGGGGCGTGGGAGGAGTGGCTCCCGCACCGTCCCGAGGCCTTCGTCGAAGGCGTGCTTGTCTTCAGGCGCTTCGTCGTCGTGCAGGAGCGGCAGCGCGGCCTGCGCACCCTGCGCGTCACCGACCTGGAACAGGGCGACACCCACTATGTGGACTTCCCGCAGGCGGCCTACGGCATTCAGGTGGGATCGAACCCCGAGTTCGACCAGGCGGAACTGCGCTTCACCTACTCGTCGCTGGCCACGCCCGACACCGTCCTCGACTACGACCTGCGCACGCGGTCGCGCGTGGTGAAGAAAAAGGAGCCCGTGCTCGGCGGCTTCGACGAGAACGCGTACGCCATCGAGCGGCTGGAAGCGACGGCGCGTGACGGAACGCGCGTCCCCATCTCGCTGGTCTATCGCACGCCGTTCGTGCGCGACGGGTCACGCCCGTTGCTGCTGTACGCGTACGGCTCGTACGGCTACACGATGGAGCCCACGTTCAACTCGGCGCGCATCTCGCTGCTCGACCGCGGTTTCGCCTTCGCCATTGCGCACGTGCGCGGCGGCCAGGAGATGGGACGCGCCTGGTACGATGACGGCAAGATGATGAAGAAGATGAACACCTTCACCGACTTCGTTGACGTCGCCGAGCACCTGGTGCGGGAGCGCTACACGTCCAGCGACCGTCTGGCGGCGAATGGCGGCAGCGCCGGCGGCCTGCTGATGGGGGTGGTGGCGAACCTGCGTCCCGATCTCTTCCGGACCATCGTGGCCGACGTGCCGTTCGTCGATGTCGTCAACACCATGCTCGACGCGTCCATTCCGCTGACGGCGCAGGAATGGCTGCAGTGGGGGAATCCCAACGAGCCCGAGGCGTACCGTCACATCCGCGCGTACGCGCCGTACGAGAACGTCGCGCCGCAGCCGTACCCGCGATTGCTCGTGACGAGCGGTGTGAACGACTCGCGCGTGGCGTTCTGGGAGCCCGCCAAGTGGGTGGCCAAGCTGCGCGCGACGGCCACCGGCACGCAGCCGCTGCTGCTGAAGATGAACATGGGCGCCGGCCACGGCGGGGCGAGCGGACGCTACGAACGCCTGAAGGAGACGTCGTTCCGGTACGCGTTTATTCTGGATCAGTAG
- a CDS encoding DUF4442 domain-containing protein, whose protein sequence is MRNDAPGTAILAQWRRLSAWPGGRWLFSKLLGWQVPYSGSVSPRVLLLEPGHVRVCITERRALRQHLGSVHAIALMNVAELASGLAMLGALPQGMRGIVTRIGIEYFKKARGVLVAESRCTVAPDLPEGEYDFTSEVTDAAGDIVARATVTWKLGPVPE, encoded by the coding sequence ATGCGAAATGACGCCCCCGGCACGGCCATCCTCGCGCAGTGGCGCCGGCTCTCCGCCTGGCCCGGCGGCCGCTGGCTCTTCAGCAAGCTCCTGGGCTGGCAGGTGCCCTATTCCGGCTCGGTCTCTCCGCGGGTGTTGCTGCTCGAGCCGGGGCACGTGCGGGTCTGCATCACGGAACGGCGCGCGCTGCGGCAGCACCTGGGATCGGTGCACGCCATCGCCTTGATGAACGTCGCCGAGCTGGCGAGCGGGCTCGCGATGCTGGGCGCGCTTCCGCAGGGGATGCGCGGCATCGTGACGAGGATCGGCATCGAGTACTTCAAGAAGGCACGCGGCGTGCTGGTGGCGGAGAGCCGCTGCACGGTGGCGCCGGACCTCCCCGAAGGCGAGTACGACTTCACGTCCGAAGTGACGGACGCCGCGGGCGACATTGTCGCCCGCGCCACGGTGACCTGGAAACTGGGACCGGTGCCTGAATGA
- a CDS encoding nitronate monooxygenase codes for MNREWQQRFLDQTGATVPLICGPMFPCSNPELVAAVSAAGGIGVVQPISLTYVHGHDYREGLRLINRLAGGRPIGFNALVEKSSRVYEERMIRWVDIALEEGVRFFITSLGNPRWVVDKVHAAGGVVYHDVINRRWGEKGRDAGVDGLVAVNNRAGGHLGNQDPRALLDDLAPLGLPIIGAGGVGDAADFTRVLGLGYAAVQCGTRFIATNECKTSESYKQAILSSKERDIVTTQRLTGVPVAVINTPYIQRLGTEINAFWRWMFKGRKTKHWARTYFGLLGLWRLKRDQQREGSGHGEYWQAGRSVETIDVIAPAGDIVREFEAAWRAAP; via the coding sequence ATGAATCGCGAGTGGCAGCAGCGCTTCCTCGACCAGACCGGCGCCACGGTGCCATTGATCTGCGGCCCGATGTTTCCGTGCAGCAACCCTGAGCTGGTGGCGGCCGTCTCCGCCGCGGGCGGCATTGGGGTGGTGCAGCCGATTTCGCTGACGTACGTGCACGGACACGACTACCGCGAGGGACTGCGGCTGATCAACCGGCTGGCCGGTGGCCGTCCGATCGGGTTCAATGCGCTCGTGGAGAAGTCGTCGCGCGTCTACGAGGAGCGCATGATTCGCTGGGTCGACATCGCGCTCGAAGAGGGGGTGCGCTTCTTCATCACGTCGTTGGGCAATCCGCGCTGGGTGGTGGACAAGGTGCACGCCGCGGGCGGCGTGGTGTACCACGACGTCATCAATCGCCGCTGGGGCGAGAAGGGGCGCGACGCCGGCGTCGACGGTCTCGTCGCGGTCAACAATCGCGCCGGCGGACATCTGGGCAACCAGGATCCGCGCGCCCTGCTCGACGACCTCGCGCCGCTCGGCCTGCCTATCATCGGCGCCGGCGGCGTGGGCGACGCCGCCGACTTCACGCGCGTGCTTGGCCTCGGCTACGCCGCGGTGCAATGCGGCACGCGCTTCATCGCGACCAATGAGTGCAAGACGAGCGAATCGTACAAGCAGGCGATCCTCTCGTCGAAGGAGCGCGACATCGTCACCACGCAGCGACTCACCGGCGTGCCGGTGGCCGTGATCAACACGCCATACATCCAGCGGCTGGGGACCGAGATCAACGCGTTCTGGCGCTGGATGTTCAAGGGGCGCAAGACCAAGCACTGGGCGCGCACGTACTTCGGCCTGCTCGGCCTCTGGCGCCTCAAGCGCGACCAGCAGCGCGAGGGATCGGGCCACGGCGAGTACTGGCAGGCCGGCCGCAGCGTCGAGACAATCGACGTGATCGCCCCCGCCGGCGACATCGTCCGCGAATTCGAAGCCGCGTGGCGCGCCGCACCGTAG
- a CDS encoding TIGR00266 family protein, with the protein MPADIIDYKLIGDDLQGVVITLDPGEGVIAEAGAMLYMEDGIQMATTLDPNNQGGGLFGKLLGAGKRLLTGESFFITMFGNAGLKRQDVAFAAPVPGKIRALDLKEWGGEIIAQKDSFLCAARGISLDIAFTKRIGAGFFGGEGFILQRFNGDGLVFVHACGALIERQLRPGETLRVDTGCLVAMESTVDYDIRTVPGIKNALFGGEGIFFVHLTGPGKVILQTLPFARMADKIIAASRMGMGQRRDEGGVLGPLGDILGGDRG; encoded by the coding sequence ATGCCCGCTGACATCATTGACTACAAACTCATCGGCGACGACCTGCAGGGCGTCGTCATCACGCTCGATCCCGGTGAGGGCGTGATCGCCGAGGCCGGCGCGATGCTGTACATGGAAGACGGCATCCAGATGGCCACGACCCTTGATCCCAACAACCAGGGCGGCGGACTGTTCGGCAAGCTGCTCGGCGCGGGCAAGCGCCTGCTGACCGGCGAGTCGTTCTTCATCACGATGTTCGGCAACGCCGGCCTGAAGCGACAGGACGTCGCCTTCGCGGCGCCGGTCCCCGGCAAGATCCGGGCGCTCGACCTCAAGGAATGGGGCGGCGAGATCATCGCGCAGAAGGACTCGTTCCTCTGCGCCGCGCGCGGCATCTCGCTCGACATCGCGTTCACGAAGCGCATCGGCGCCGGCTTCTTCGGCGGTGAGGGCTTCATCCTGCAGCGCTTCAACGGGGACGGCCTCGTCTTCGTGCACGCCTGCGGCGCGCTCATCGAGCGGCAACTTCGCCCCGGCGAGACGCTGCGGGTGGACACCGGCTGTCTCGTGGCCATGGAGAGCACGGTCGACTACGACATTCGCACCGTCCCCGGCATCAAGAATGCGCTGTTCGGCGGCGAGGGCATCTTCTTCGTGCACCTCACGGGACCGGGCAAGGTCATCTTGCAGACGCTCCCCTTCGCCCGCATGGCCGACAAGATCATCGCGGCATCGCGCATGGGCATGGGACAGCGGCGTGACGAGGGCGGCGTGCTCGGCCCGCTGGGCGACATCCTGGGCGGAGACCGCGGATGA
- a CDS encoding penicillin acylase family protein produces the protein MSERAAVPAVVARASQVAALILSAAVLCVGLYVGARPLGRVPALGPFLDPAHGIWAVARTAELPRDASLNIPGLKDSVAVRYDDRGVPHLFAQNEDDLMRAFGFVVARDRLFQMDLQTRAVAGTLSELVGASALELDREARAQGLAWGALRKWNALPDTAVSRRIVTAYSDGVNAYLAQMSRDELPLEYRLLGATPQAWRPEYTYYLLARMSLTLAWNDDELRRASVEALVGEKAADALFPIESPIQEPIQPVNGRHAPRFVTAALPPPAPHDSARLVMARAFERATESPTLDALRGTGEVAVGSNNWAVAPQRAAAGRALLSGDPHLQLTLPSIWYEVHLQVPGVIDTYGVTIPGGPIVPIGFNRSMAWTATNTGADVLDYYEEKVDDWRHPTRYELDGAWLPLDRRIEAIRGRSGRVLRTDTIYHTHRGPMIRAGGKWLSRRWTALDVSDEGALFRLANQAHSVDEWMTVMSAYGVPAQNFLTADTLGHIAIRSTGHYPIRGGQLRGNRIADGTKRANDWRGYWPLDRYPQSTDPAQGYLASANQQPKDPLVDPAYLGSNWPSPFRAMRINALLRADSAVTPDAMRRYQTDPTSEMTALFVGPMFDAVAKAAGAGVADTFAVRGASLLREWDGRFTPDNERAVLYDAMMQELSQRTWDELRGAANVRRDPTPSAAILAQLMRDERSIWWDVRATPGRETRDSVLVASISAAYRTVSQKYGPPGPRWRWSGIRTASINHLLRMPGLGRTRIPMPSGRGTLSPSDGDGSHGASWRFVVELSPEVHAWGTYPGGQSGNPVSERYDDRLASWTAGTLDTLRFPRRASDLAHPRFALTLHPER, from the coding sequence ATGAGCGAGCGCGCGGCCGTCCCCGCCGTCGTGGCGCGGGCCAGTCAGGTGGCGGCGCTCATTCTCTCGGCCGCCGTGCTGTGCGTTGGCCTGTACGTCGGCGCGCGCCCGCTGGGACGCGTCCCGGCGCTGGGGCCGTTCCTCGATCCGGCGCACGGCATCTGGGCCGTGGCGCGCACCGCCGAACTCCCCCGCGACGCGTCGCTGAACATTCCGGGACTCAAGGACAGCGTCGCCGTGCGATACGACGATCGCGGCGTGCCGCACCTGTTCGCCCAGAATGAAGACGATTTGATGCGCGCATTCGGCTTCGTGGTGGCGCGCGACCGGCTCTTCCAGATGGACCTGCAGACGCGCGCGGTGGCGGGCACGCTGAGCGAACTCGTGGGCGCGTCGGCGCTCGAGCTCGATCGCGAGGCGCGGGCGCAGGGGCTGGCGTGGGGGGCGCTGCGGAAGTGGAACGCGCTCCCCGACACCGCCGTGAGCCGCCGGATCGTCACCGCCTATTCCGATGGCGTGAATGCCTATCTCGCGCAGATGTCGCGCGATGAGCTGCCGCTCGAGTATCGCCTGCTCGGCGCGACGCCGCAGGCGTGGCGTCCCGAGTACACGTACTACCTGCTGGCGCGCATGTCGCTCACGCTCGCGTGGAACGACGACGAACTGCGGCGGGCGAGCGTCGAGGCGCTGGTCGGCGAGAAGGCGGCGGACGCACTCTTCCCCATCGAGTCGCCCATTCAGGAGCCCATCCAGCCGGTGAACGGGCGGCATGCGCCGCGATTCGTCACCGCCGCGCTCCCCCCGCCCGCCCCGCACGACAGCGCGCGGCTGGTCATGGCGCGGGCGTTCGAGCGCGCCACCGAGTCCCCGACGCTCGACGCGCTGCGCGGCACCGGCGAGGTGGCGGTGGGCAGCAACAACTGGGCGGTCGCGCCGCAGCGCGCCGCGGCAGGACGCGCGCTGCTGAGCGGCGATCCGCACCTGCAACTCACCCTCCCCTCCATCTGGTACGAGGTGCACCTGCAGGTGCCGGGCGTCATCGACACCTACGGCGTGACGATCCCGGGCGGACCCATCGTCCCCATCGGATTCAATCGCTCGATGGCGTGGACCGCGACGAATACGGGCGCCGACGTTCTCGACTACTACGAAGAGAAGGTGGACGACTGGCGGCACCCCACGCGCTACGAGCTGGACGGCGCGTGGCTGCCGCTCGACCGGCGCATCGAGGCGATTCGCGGCCGGAGCGGGCGGGTGCTGCGCACCGACACCATTTATCACACCCATCGCGGCCCGATGATTCGCGCCGGCGGCAAGTGGCTGTCGCGCCGCTGGACGGCGCTCGACGTCTCGGATGAGGGCGCGCTCTTCCGCCTCGCCAATCAGGCGCATTCGGTGGATGAGTGGATGACCGTGATGAGCGCCTACGGAGTGCCGGCGCAGAACTTCCTGACCGCCGACACGCTGGGTCACATCGCCATCCGTTCCACCGGTCATTACCCGATCCGCGGCGGGCAACTGCGTGGCAATCGCATTGCCGACGGGACGAAGCGCGCGAACGACTGGAGGGGGTACTGGCCGCTCGATCGCTATCCGCAGTCGACGGACCCGGCGCAGGGCTACCTGGCCTCGGCCAACCAGCAACCGAAGGACCCGCTGGTGGATCCCGCATACCTCGGCTCCAATTGGCCGTCGCCGTTCCGCGCCATGCGCATCAACGCGCTGCTGCGCGCCGACTCGGCGGTCACACCGGATGCGATGCGCCGCTATCAGACGGACCCCACGAGCGAAATGACGGCGCTGTTCGTCGGTCCGATGTTCGACGCCGTGGCGAAGGCCGCCGGCGCGGGCGTGGCCGACACGTTCGCCGTGCGCGGCGCCTCGCTGCTGCGCGAATGGGACGGCCGCTTCACGCCCGACAACGAACGCGCCGTGCTCTACGACGCGATGATGCAGGAGCTGTCGCAACGCACCTGGGACGAACTGCGCGGCGCCGCCAACGTGCGGCGCGACCCGACGCCCAGCGCGGCGATCCTCGCCCAATTGATGCGCGACGAGCGGTCGATCTGGTGGGATGTGCGCGCCACTCCGGGACGCGAGACGCGCGACAGCGTGCTCGTGGCCAGCATCAGCGCGGCCTATCGCACCGTGTCGCAGAAGTACGGCCCGCCGGGACCGCGCTGGCGATGGTCGGGGATTCGCACCGCCTCCATCAACCATCTGCTGCGCATGCCAGGACTCGGACGCACGCGCATCCCCATGCCGTCGGGGCGCGGCACGCTCAGTCCGTCCGATGGCGACGGTTCGCACGGCGCGAGCTGGCGGTTCGTCGTGGAGCTCTCGCCCGAGGTGCATGCGTGGGGGACGTATCCCGGCGGCCAGTCGGGGAATCCGGTGAGTGAGCGCTATGATGACCGGCTGGCCTCGTGGACCGCCGGGACGCTCGATACGCTGCGCTTTCCGCGCCGCGCCTCCGACCTGGCGCATCCGCGTTTCGCCCTCACCCTGCACCCGGAGCGCTGA
- a CDS encoding FKBP-type peptidyl-prolyl cis-trans isomerase, translating into MRAVRPVLLALAAILSAGCNGSNSGTTAVDTNVYTADPATSSYASSLNVSIASMTKTASGLYYKDLVTGTGATAAAGYTVRVEYSGWLVNGQQFDTSVGRVPPYFEFLLNAGKVVKGWDEGIQGMKVGGKRQLVIPPTLGYGTNGSGSIPANAILVFEVTLLAVR; encoded by the coding sequence ATGCGCGCTGTCCGCCCCGTCCTGCTCGCCCTTGCCGCCATCCTGAGTGCCGGATGCAACGGCTCGAACTCGGGCACCACAGCCGTCGACACCAACGTCTATACCGCCGACCCGGCCACGTCGAGCTACGCCAGCTCGCTCAACGTCTCCATCGCCTCGATGACGAAGACGGCGAGCGGTCTGTACTACAAGGACCTCGTGACCGGCACGGGCGCGACGGCCGCAGCCGGGTACACGGTGCGGGTGGAGTACAGCGGTTGGCTGGTGAACGGCCAGCAGTTCGACACGAGTGTCGGCCGGGTTCCGCCGTACTTCGAGTTCCTGCTGAACGCCGGCAAGGTGGTCAAGGGTTGGGACGAAGGCATCCAGGGGATGAAGGTGGGCGGCAAGCGCCAGCTCGTCATTCCGCCCACCCTCGGCTATGGCACGAACGGGTCGGGGAGCATTCCCGCCAACGCCATTCTCGTCTTCGAGGTCACGCTGCTGGCGGTGCGCTGA